One Halobaculum sp. CBA1158 DNA segment encodes these proteins:
- the thrS gene encoding threonine--tRNA ligase: MSDIVVTLPDGSELSVPEGASVEDVAYEIGPGLGSDTVAGVVDGELVDKAAPVHDGARIEIVTDQSDEYLRVLRHSAAHVFAQALQRLYPEAKLAIGPPTEEGFYYDVANVDIDEDDFPAIESEMADIVDADYDIHRVELPREEAHAEYSDNEYKAEILDEEAAGEDPVSVYEQDDWRDLCKGPHVESTGEIGAFELLNISSAYWRGDEENEQLTRVYGTAFESESDLEEFLERREEAKERDHRKIAREMNLFSIPTITGPGLPLYHPPGKTVLSELEAYVNELNDEAGYGEVETPHVFRTELWEESGHYDNYQDDMFLFDVNDEEYGLKPMNCPGHATIFDQGSWSYRDLPVRYAEHGKVYRKEQRGELSGLSRVWAFTIDDGHLFVRPDQIEAEVRQVMDGIERVLDTFDLDVSVDLATRPEKSVGGDEVWEQAESQLESVLESSALDWGIEPGDGAFYGPKIDFSFEDALGRSWDGPTVQLDFNMPERFDLTYTGEDNEEHRPVMIHRALYGSFERFFMVLIEHFGGDFPFWLAPEQVRILPISDDNLGYAHRVKNELSEFRVEVEDRDMTVGRKIRAAHDDRVPYMVVVGGDEEEAGTVSVRDRFENERNDVDPSAFVEHLRGEVDERTVTPDFVTDHDA, from the coding sequence ATGAGCGACATCGTCGTCACCCTGCCGGACGGGTCGGAGCTGTCCGTCCCGGAGGGTGCATCCGTCGAGGACGTGGCGTACGAGATCGGGCCGGGACTCGGGAGCGACACCGTCGCCGGCGTCGTCGACGGCGAACTCGTCGACAAGGCCGCTCCCGTGCACGACGGCGCGCGGATCGAGATCGTCACCGACCAAAGCGACGAGTACCTCCGGGTGCTCCGCCACTCGGCGGCGCACGTGTTCGCGCAGGCGCTTCAGCGGCTCTACCCCGAGGCGAAGCTCGCGATCGGTCCGCCGACCGAGGAGGGGTTCTACTACGACGTGGCGAACGTCGACATCGACGAAGACGACTTCCCGGCGATCGAATCGGAGATGGCCGACATCGTCGACGCCGACTACGACATCCACCGGGTCGAACTCCCACGCGAGGAGGCGCACGCCGAGTACTCCGACAACGAGTACAAAGCCGAGATCCTCGACGAGGAGGCCGCCGGCGAGGACCCCGTCTCCGTGTACGAGCAGGACGACTGGCGCGACCTGTGTAAGGGTCCCCACGTCGAGTCCACGGGGGAGATCGGCGCGTTCGAGCTGTTGAACATCTCCTCGGCCTACTGGCGCGGCGACGAGGAGAACGAGCAGCTGACGCGGGTGTACGGGACGGCCTTCGAGTCCGAGTCGGACCTGGAGGAGTTCCTGGAGCGACGCGAGGAGGCCAAAGAGCGCGACCACCGGAAGATCGCTCGGGAGATGAACCTCTTTTCCATCCCGACGATCACGGGGCCGGGCCTCCCGCTGTATCATCCGCCGGGCAAGACCGTGCTCTCGGAGCTCGAGGCGTACGTGAACGAGCTGAACGACGAGGCGGGCTACGGCGAGGTCGAGACCCCGCACGTGTTCCGGACGGAGCTGTGGGAGGAGTCGGGCCACTACGACAACTACCAGGACGACATGTTCCTCTTCGACGTGAACGACGAGGAATACGGCCTGAAGCCGATGAACTGTCCCGGCCACGCCACAATCTTCGATCAGGGCTCGTGGTCCTACCGGGACCTCCCGGTCCGGTACGCGGAACACGGGAAGGTGTACCGCAAGGAGCAGCGCGGCGAGCTGTCCGGCCTCTCGCGGGTGTGGGCGTTCACCATCGACGACGGCCACCTGTTCGTCCGCCCCGACCAGATCGAAGCGGAGGTCCGACAGGTGATGGACGGCATCGAGCGGGTGCTCGACACGTTCGACCTCGACGTGTCCGTCGACTTAGCGACGCGCCCGGAGAAGTCCGTCGGCGGCGACGAGGTCTGGGAGCAGGCCGAGTCCCAACTGGAGTCCGTGCTGGAGTCCTCGGCGCTGGACTGGGGGATCGAGCCCGGCGACGGCGCGTTCTACGGCCCGAAGATCGACTTCTCCTTCGAGGACGCCCTCGGGCGCTCGTGGGACGGCCCGACGGTCCAACTCGACTTCAACATGCCCGAGCGCTTCGACCTGACGTACACGGGCGAGGACAACGAGGAGCACAGACCGGTGATGATCCACCGAGCGCTGTACGGCAGCTTCGAGCGCTTCTTCATGGTGCTGATCGAGCACTTCGGTGGCGATTTCCCGTTCTGGCTCGCCCCCGAACAGGTCCGAATCTTGCCCATCTCCGACGACAACCTCGGGTACGCCCATCGGGTGAAGAACGAACTCTCGGAGTTCCGCGTCGAAGTCGAGGACCGAGACATGACCGTCGGCCGGAAGATCCGCGCGGCCCACGACGACCGGGTCCCCTACATGGTCGTCGTCGGCGGCGACGAGGAGGAGGCCGGGACCGTCTCCGTGCGCGACCGCTTCGAGAACGAGCGCAACGACGTCGACCCGAGCGCGTTCGTCGAGCACCTCCGCGGCGAGGTCGACGAGCGGACGGTGACGCCCGACTTCGTCACCGACCACGACGCGTAG
- a CDS encoding cold-shock protein, whose translation MATGTVAFFNDTGGYGFIESEDADEDVFFHMEDVGGPDLEEGQEVEFDIEEAEKGPRATNLQRL comes from the coding sequence ATGGCGACAGGCACGGTTGCATTCTTCAACGACACGGGCGGTTACGGATTCATCGAGAGCGAAGACGCGGACGAGGACGTCTTCTTCCACATGGAGGACGTCGGCGGTCCGGATCTCGAGGAGGGACAGGAGGTCGAGTTCGACATCGAGGAGGCCGAGAAGGGCCCACGGGCGACGAACCTCCAGCGCCTGTAA
- a CDS encoding beta-ketoacyl synthase N-terminal-like domain-containing protein: MTDAYVVGAGQSSFGSFPEETYRTLFREAYEEAAPTDLDPGDVDEAFVGTLGVGGRQLGLAGPAVTEHVGLHGVPCTRVENACAASGSALRQAVMAVRSGMADLVLAGGVEVMTDASAEATKYWLGVSGETEWERMAGTTFAGVYAQMADAYLREHDAPREALSQVAAKSHANGARNPKAHLGFGCTVEEAESAAVVADPLTMYHCCPTSDGAAAVLVASETVAASFDDRVRVAGVGAASDRVGLFQRDAYTAIPASESAARGAYDAAGIADPRADLDFAEVHDCFAIAELLAYEDLGFCDRGEAADLVADGVTAAGGDLPVNTSGGLKSKGHPIGATGAGQAVEAFDQLTGRAGDRQLTDPERGLTHNVGGSGGAAVVHVFEAEGVTGA, from the coding sequence GTGACCGACGCCTACGTCGTGGGCGCGGGCCAGTCGTCGTTCGGCTCGTTCCCCGAGGAGACGTACCGGACCCTCTTTCGGGAGGCGTACGAGGAAGCGGCCCCGACGGATCTCGACCCCGGCGACGTGGACGAGGCGTTCGTTGGAACGCTTGGCGTGGGCGGCCGACAGCTCGGTCTCGCCGGTCCGGCCGTCACAGAGCACGTCGGCCTGCACGGCGTCCCCTGCACGCGCGTCGAGAACGCCTGTGCGGCCTCCGGCTCGGCGCTCCGGCAGGCCGTGATGGCCGTGCGCTCGGGGATGGCCGACCTCGTCCTCGCGGGCGGGGTCGAGGTGATGACGGACGCCTCCGCGGAGGCGACGAAGTACTGGCTGGGCGTCTCGGGCGAGACCGAGTGGGAACGCATGGCCGGCACCACCTTCGCGGGCGTCTACGCCCAGATGGCCGACGCGTACCTCCGCGAGCACGACGCGCCCCGCGAGGCGCTCTCGCAGGTCGCCGCGAAGAGTCACGCCAACGGCGCGCGAAACCCGAAGGCTCACCTCGGGTTCGGGTGTACCGTCGAGGAGGCCGAGTCCGCGGCCGTCGTCGCCGACCCCCTCACGATGTATCACTGCTGTCCCACGAGCGACGGCGCGGCCGCCGTGCTGGTCGCGAGCGAGACGGTCGCGGCGTCGTTCGACGACCGCGTGCGCGTCGCCGGCGTCGGCGCGGCGTCCGACCGCGTCGGCCTGTTCCAGCGTGACGCCTACACCGCGATCCCGGCCAGCGAGTCGGCCGCGCGGGGGGCCTACGACGCCGCGGGCATCGCCGACCCGCGGGCGGACCTCGACTTCGCTGAGGTTCACGACTGCTTCGCGATCGCCGAACTGCTCGCCTACGAGGACCTCGGCTTCTGCGACCGCGGCGAGGCGGCGGATCTCGTCGCCGACGGCGTCACCGCCGCCGGCGGCGACCTCCCGGTCAACACCTCCGGCGGTCTCAAGTCCAAGGGCCACCCGATCGGTGCGACGGGCGCGGGGCAGGCGGTCGAGGCGTTCGACCAGCTCACCGGCCGAGCGGGCGACCGACAGCTGACCGACCCCGAGCGGGGACTGACACACAACGTCGGCGGCTCCGGTGGCGCGGCCGTCGTCCACGTGTTCGAGGCCGAGGGGGTGACGGGCGCGTGA
- a CDS encoding zinc ribbon domain-containing protein, producing MSDPDAAATADAGADPKADTHTDADARILGAGTYAPRARLAGDAVAEAWGRFQPRGVDAVAVPAPDEDALTMAATAGERALSAAGVDGADLAGLAFATTTPPVAEEDLTPRLGAALGVPADATTRYAGRSTRAGTRALRAARDAGAFPTLVVAADCPRGKPGEVEGQAAGAGAAAVVLGDPATPGARLLGDAEVAADYPGTRFRRPGTETVEGLGVSAYDRRAFVRPVAAAVDVLGGNAADGDPSDTAPDIGDPTEVDALAITAPDGDRPARAARAIGIDSDAVATPVDRLGDLGAAGPLVGLATALRAGATRTLLVGWGSGAGADALLVSGVAPVEGDTEADPDATASYPEALRLRGEITTDEPPAGGGAAVSVPTWRRSIPARYRLRAGRCPDCGALAFPPEGACPDCHSLVEYEAAPLPSVGTIQTVTGVTPGSAPPEFARQAARGGDYAVAIVAFERDGRSVSVPMQVCAADPDDASAGDAVRAVFRRVYEQEGVVRYGRKAVPA from the coding sequence GTGAGCGACCCGGACGCGGCCGCGACCGCCGATGCGGGCGCGGACCCGAAGGCGGACACTCACACGGACGCGGATGCCCGGATCCTCGGGGCCGGGACGTACGCACCGCGTGCGCGACTCGCGGGCGACGCGGTCGCGGAGGCGTGGGGGCGGTTCCAGCCTCGCGGCGTCGACGCGGTCGCGGTCCCCGCACCCGACGAGGACGCGCTCACGATGGCGGCGACGGCCGGTGAGCGCGCGCTGTCGGCGGCCGGCGTCGACGGCGCTGACCTCGCTGGACTCGCGTTCGCGACCACGACGCCGCCGGTCGCGGAGGAGGATCTGACGCCCCGACTGGGGGCCGCGCTGGGGGTCCCCGCGGACGCGACGACGCGGTATGCGGGCCGGAGCACCCGCGCCGGGACGCGAGCGCTTCGTGCCGCCCGCGACGCCGGCGCGTTCCCGACGCTGGTCGTCGCGGCCGACTGCCCGCGCGGGAAGCCCGGGGAGGTCGAGGGACAGGCCGCCGGGGCGGGCGCGGCGGCGGTCGTCCTCGGCGACCCCGCCACACCGGGCGCACGTCTCCTCGGCGACGCGGAGGTCGCCGCCGACTACCCGGGGACCAGATTTCGCCGTCCGGGAACCGAGACGGTGGAGGGGCTCGGCGTGTCGGCGTACGACCGCCGCGCGTTCGTCCGACCCGTCGCGGCTGCGGTCGACGTGCTGGGCGGGAATGCCGCCGACGGCGACCCGTCCGATACCGCTCCCGATATCGGCGACCCGACAGAGGTCGACGCGCTGGCGATCACCGCCCCAGACGGCGACCGTCCGGCGCGGGCGGCCCGTGCGATCGGGATCGACTCCGACGCCGTGGCCACGCCCGTCGACCGCCTCGGCGACCTGGGTGCCGCCGGGCCGCTCGTCGGACTCGCGACGGCGTTGCGGGCCGGCGCGACCCGGACGCTCCTCGTCGGGTGGGGGAGCGGGGCGGGCGCTGACGCCCTCCTCGTCTCGGGCGTCGCGCCCGTCGAAGGCGACACCGAGGCCGACCCGGACGCGACCGCGAGCTATCCGGAGGCGCTGCGACTGCGCGGTGAGATCACGACCGACGAGCCGCCGGCCGGCGGCGGCGCGGCCGTGTCGGTGCCGACGTGGCGACGGTCGATCCCCGCTCGCTACCGACTTCGGGCGGGACGCTGTCCCGACTGCGGCGCGCTCGCGTTCCCGCCCGAGGGTGCCTGTCCGGACTGCCACAGCCTCGTCGAGTACGAGGCCGCCCCGCTTCCGTCGGTCGGGACGATTCAGACGGTGACCGGCGTCACGCCCGGAAGCGCGCCCCCGGAGTTCGCCCGACAGGCCGCCCGCGGCGGCGACTACGCGGTCGCTATCGTCGCCTTCGAGCGCGACGGGCGCTCGGTCTCGGTTCCGATGCAGGTGTGCGCGGCCGACCCCGACGACGCGTCGGCGGGGGATGCGGTCCGCGCCGTGTTCAGGCGCGTGTACGAGCAGGAGGGCGTCGTCCGCTACGGACGGAAAGCCGTGCCCGCGTGA